One genomic region from Nocardioides plantarum encodes:
- a CDS encoding DivIVA domain-containing protein, whose product MDDLPALVRDVRFMPRLGGYAMTPVDQALDRLVEALEAGADGEAVSALCDPTAFATARLRMGYDRQEVDDFLRDLARTAGGPERPADWPVYEAPDVVSEQLGWRARLRGRRR is encoded by the coding sequence GTGGACGACCTCCCTGCTCTCGTGCGTGACGTCCGCTTCATGCCGCGACTGGGCGGCTACGCCATGACCCCGGTCGACCAGGCGCTCGACCGGCTGGTGGAGGCGCTGGAGGCCGGGGCGGACGGCGAGGCCGTCAGCGCGCTCTGCGACCCGACGGCGTTCGCGACGGCCCGGCTGCGGATGGGCTACGACAGGCAGGAGGTCGACGACTTCCTGCGCGACCTCGCCAGGACCGCCGGCGGACCCGAGCGGCCCGCCGATTGGCCGGTCTACGAGGCTCCCGACGTCGTCAGCGAGCAACTGGGATGGCGTGCCCGGCTGCGCGGGCGACGCCGCTGA
- a CDS encoding cation diffusion facilitator family transporter — MGHGHGHGHGESGHGASRAADRRRLRWVLGVTASVMVVEVVGAVVTGSLALLADAGHMATDAGAVVLALGASYVASLKAGRRSTFGYHRAEVLAALVNALVLLAVCGYLAWAGLSRLGDPARIDVDAGPMIAFAAFGLVANGVSMAILNRSDKGSLNLRGAANEVFADLLGSVLAIAAGVVILVTGWDRADPLASLVIAVMILPRAVLLLRDAGVVLLEIAPQGLELDDVEHHLRHVDGVVDVHDLHAWTITSGMPSLSAHVTVTDEALAARGVGAILDQLCSCVAEHFDVRHATFQVEPESHEAHEDLGELH; from the coding sequence ATGGGGCACGGACATGGGCACGGTCACGGGGAGTCGGGCCACGGCGCGTCCCGGGCCGCCGACCGGCGCCGGCTGCGCTGGGTGCTGGGCGTCACCGCCTCGGTGATGGTGGTCGAGGTCGTCGGCGCCGTGGTCACGGGCTCGCTGGCGCTGCTGGCCGACGCCGGTCACATGGCGACCGACGCGGGGGCGGTCGTGCTCGCCCTCGGGGCGTCGTACGTCGCCTCGCTGAAGGCCGGCCGCCGCTCCACCTTCGGCTACCACCGGGCCGAGGTGCTGGCCGCGCTGGTCAACGCCCTGGTGCTGCTCGCGGTCTGCGGCTACCTGGCCTGGGCGGGACTGTCGCGACTCGGCGACCCCGCGCGGATCGACGTCGATGCCGGACCGATGATCGCGTTCGCGGCCTTCGGCCTGGTCGCCAACGGCGTGTCGATGGCGATCCTCAACCGCAGCGACAAGGGCTCCCTCAACCTGCGCGGGGCGGCCAACGAGGTGTTCGCCGACCTGCTCGGCTCGGTGCTCGCGATCGCCGCTGGCGTGGTCATCCTGGTCACCGGGTGGGACCGCGCCGACCCGCTCGCCTCCCTCGTGATCGCCGTGATGATCCTGCCGCGGGCGGTGCTGCTGCTGCGTGACGCCGGCGTCGTGCTGCTCGAGATCGCCCCGCAGGGCCTCGAGCTCGACGACGTCGAGCACCACCTGCGCCACGTCGACGGCGTGGTCGACGTCCACGACCTGCACGCCTGGACGATCACCAGCGGCATGCCCAGCCTCTCGGCCCATGTCACCGTGACCGACGAGGCGCTCGCCGCCCGCGGGGTCGGCGCCATCCTCGACCAACTGTGCTCCTGCGTCGCCGAGCACTTCGACGTGCGTCACGCGACGTTCCAGGTCGAGCCGGAGTCGCACGAGGCCCACGAGGATCTCGGCGAGCTGCACTAG
- a CDS encoding PRC-barrel domain-containing protein: MQWSQLKGRKVVSTATADRVGKVSGFVLDPETRCVVALELKKTDTGSIVRWSDLVAVGSDAVTVADAAVVVEPDEALEALSGKRGAVLKKLVLDDGGRALGKVTDLDLDPETGALRELLLDERTVVGERLLGVGSYAVVVGSD, from the coding sequence GTGCAGTGGTCACAGCTCAAGGGCCGCAAGGTCGTCAGCACCGCCACCGCCGACCGGGTCGGCAAGGTCAGCGGATTCGTGCTGGACCCCGAGACCCGCTGCGTCGTCGCCCTGGAGCTCAAGAAGACCGACACCGGCAGCATCGTGCGGTGGAGCGACCTGGTGGCCGTCGGGAGCGACGCGGTGACGGTGGCCGACGCCGCGGTGGTCGTCGAGCCCGACGAGGCCCTCGAGGCCCTGTCCGGCAAGCGCGGGGCGGTCCTGAAGAAGCTCGTCCTCGACGACGGCGGCCGAGCCCTCGGCAAGGTCACCGACCTCGACCTCGACCCCGAGACGGGTGCGCTGCGCGAGCTGCTCCTCGACGAGCGCACCGTCGTCGGCGAGCGGCTGCTCGGTGTGGGCTCGTACGCCGTCGTCGTCGGGTCCGACTGA
- a CDS encoding PRC-barrel domain-containing protein, with product MTRLMRTSEITGLPIVTLAGDDVAQVKDIEFSGDGGAVAGFTLAGRGLFAGPLKTGLTWTNVLGLGPDAVIVRDESALGPVDDVRRAAESAGSAGGNVLGDQVLTDGGTDLGRVVDVVVQYDDGASACDVVGYEIEASEHLAAKASNASNGTRLLVPLPDTLAVSGEHLMVPASAEGFVSGDLAGFGAAVAAFRAQLGGTPTGTHTATPEGGI from the coding sequence GTGACCCGGCTGATGCGCACCTCCGAGATCACCGGGCTGCCGATCGTGACCCTGGCCGGTGACGACGTCGCCCAGGTCAAGGACATCGAGTTCTCCGGCGACGGCGGCGCGGTGGCCGGCTTCACCCTCGCCGGCCGCGGCCTGTTCGCCGGACCGCTCAAGACCGGGCTGACCTGGACCAACGTCCTCGGGCTGGGCCCCGACGCGGTGATCGTCCGTGACGAGTCGGCCCTGGGCCCGGTCGACGACGTACGCCGGGCGGCCGAGTCGGCCGGCTCGGCGGGCGGCAACGTGCTCGGCGACCAGGTGCTCACCGACGGCGGCACCGACCTGGGCCGGGTCGTCGACGTGGTCGTCCAGTACGACGACGGCGCCAGCGCGTGCGACGTCGTCGGCTACGAGATCGAGGCCTCGGAGCACCTGGCGGCCAAGGCCTCCAACGCCAGCAACGGCACCCGCCTGCTGGTGCCGCTGCCCGACACGCTCGCGGTGTCCGGCGAGCACCTGATGGTGCCGGCCAGCGCCGAGGGCTTCGTCTCCGGCGACCTGGCCGGCTTCGGTGCTGCCGTCGCCGCCTTCCGCGCCCAGCTGGGCGGCACGCCGACCGGCACCCACACCGCTACCCCCGAAGGCGGGATCTGA
- a CDS encoding SRPBCC family protein produces MATAPSGSRTSKNRSATTTIAAPAAVVFAILADPRQHARIDGSGNVRDAVDGPERLVLGSRFAMGMKKGASYQTKNTVVEYDADRLIAWRHVGLHRWRYELAPTADGGTEVTETWDLSHYPAPGRLALSALFGTATQQAVEATLVKLKAAAEADAARS; encoded by the coding sequence ATGGCCACCGCACCGTCCGGCAGCAGGACGTCCAAGAACCGCTCTGCGACCACGACGATCGCCGCCCCGGCCGCCGTGGTCTTCGCGATCCTCGCCGACCCGCGCCAGCACGCCCGGATCGACGGCTCGGGCAACGTCCGCGACGCCGTCGACGGCCCCGAGCGGCTCGTGCTCGGCTCGCGGTTCGCGATGGGCATGAAGAAGGGCGCCAGCTACCAGACGAAGAACACCGTCGTCGAGTACGACGCCGATCGGCTCATCGCGTGGCGCCACGTCGGCCTGCACCGCTGGCGCTACGAGCTCGCCCCGACCGCCGACGGCGGCACCGAGGTCACCGAGACCTGGGACCTGTCGCACTACCCGGCACCCGGCCGCCTCGCCCTGAGCGCGCTGTTCGGCACCGCCACCCAGCAGGCCGTCGAGGCGACGCTGGTCAAGCTCAAGGCCGCCGCCGAGGCCGACGCCGCACGGTCCTGA
- the pdhA gene encoding pyruvate dehydrogenase (acetyl-transferring) E1 component subunit alpha yields MNAPPPAGPTDGAFGPDLVDVFGPSQSHGGPDLVQLLTPEGERVHHPEFDLDFSAEQLRGFYRDMVLTRRIDTEATALQRHGELGIWAQLLGQEAAQIGCGRALRKQDFVFPTYREHGVAYCRGVDPLKQLGLFRGVDHGDWDPHEFNFALYTIVIGAQCLHATGYAMGVQRDGDVGTGDPDRDTAVVAHFGDGASSQGDVNEAFIFAASYNAPVVFFCQNNQWAISEPIERQSRIPLYQRALGFGFPGIRVDGNDVLATYAVTQAALQRARDGQGPTFVEAYTYRMGAHTTTDDPTRYRLSDDVESWKLRDPIARVEVYLRRNGLVDDAFLADIAAEAADLGHTLREGCKALPDPVPGAMFEHVYAEETEELRAQRDGFAAYHASFEGSH; encoded by the coding sequence ATGAACGCACCGCCCCCTGCCGGACCCACGGACGGTGCCTTCGGCCCCGACCTGGTCGACGTGTTCGGACCGAGCCAGAGCCATGGCGGTCCCGACCTCGTCCAGCTGCTCACGCCCGAGGGTGAGCGGGTGCACCACCCCGAGTTCGACCTCGACTTCTCCGCCGAGCAGCTGCGCGGCTTCTACCGCGACATGGTGCTGACCCGGCGCATCGACACCGAGGCCACCGCCCTCCAGCGTCACGGCGAGCTCGGCATCTGGGCCCAGCTCCTCGGTCAGGAGGCCGCCCAGATCGGCTGTGGACGCGCGCTGCGCAAGCAGGACTTCGTCTTCCCGACCTACCGCGAGCACGGCGTCGCCTACTGCCGCGGCGTCGACCCGCTCAAGCAGCTCGGGCTGTTCCGCGGCGTCGACCACGGCGACTGGGACCCCCACGAGTTCAACTTCGCGCTCTACACGATCGTGATCGGCGCGCAGTGCCTGCACGCGACCGGCTACGCGATGGGCGTGCAGCGCGACGGCGACGTCGGCACCGGCGACCCCGACCGCGACACCGCGGTCGTCGCCCACTTCGGCGACGGTGCGAGCAGCCAGGGCGACGTCAACGAGGCGTTCATCTTCGCCGCGTCCTACAACGCGCCGGTCGTGTTCTTCTGCCAGAACAACCAGTGGGCGATCTCCGAGCCCATCGAGCGCCAGTCCCGGATCCCGCTCTACCAGCGCGCCCTGGGCTTCGGCTTCCCCGGCATCCGCGTCGACGGCAACGACGTCCTGGCGACGTACGCCGTCACGCAGGCCGCGCTGCAGCGGGCGCGCGACGGCCAGGGCCCGACGTTCGTGGAGGCCTACACCTACCGGATGGGCGCCCACACGACGACCGACGACCCCACGCGCTACCGCCTCTCCGACGACGTCGAGAGCTGGAAGCTGCGCGACCCGATCGCCCGGGTCGAGGTCTACCTGCGCCGCAACGGCCTGGTCGACGACGCGTTCCTGGCCGACATCGCCGCCGAGGCCGCCGACCTCGGTCACACCCTGCGCGAGGGCTGCAAGGCCCTGCCCGACCCGGTGCCCGGCGCGATGTTCGAGCACGTCTACGCCGAGGAGACCGAGGAGCTGCGCGCCCAGCGCGACGGCTTCGCGGCCTACCACGCCTCCTTTGAGGGGAGCCACTGA
- a CDS encoding alpha-ketoacid dehydrogenase subunit beta, whose protein sequence is MTQKITLAKGLNMGLRKAMEDDDKVLLMGEDVGKLGGVFRITDGLQKDFGEDRVIDSPLAESGIVGTAVGMAMRGYRPVVEIQFDGFVYPAYDQIVCQVAKIHYRSKGRVKMPIVIRIPFGGGIGAVEHHSESPEAQFAHTPGLKVVACSNPVDGYWMIQQAIACDDPVIFLEPKRQYHADKAELDDTETPEPLFGSRVVRRGTDATLLAYGPTVKTALKAAEAAATEGRSLEVIDLRTLSPLDMGPVLESVRRTGRAIVVHEAHVNLGMGAELSARITEECFYSLEAPVLRIGGYDTPYPASRIEEEYLPDLDRVLDALDRSLEF, encoded by the coding sequence ATGACGCAGAAGATCACCCTCGCCAAGGGCCTCAACATGGGGCTGCGCAAGGCGATGGAGGACGACGACAAGGTCCTGCTCATGGGCGAGGACGTCGGCAAGCTCGGCGGCGTCTTCCGGATCACCGACGGCCTGCAGAAGGACTTCGGCGAGGACCGCGTCATCGACAGCCCGCTCGCCGAGTCCGGCATCGTCGGCACCGCCGTCGGCATGGCCATGCGGGGCTACCGGCCCGTCGTGGAGATCCAGTTCGACGGCTTCGTCTACCCGGCCTACGACCAGATCGTCTGCCAGGTCGCCAAGATCCACTACCGGTCCAAGGGCCGGGTCAAGATGCCGATCGTCATCCGGATCCCGTTCGGCGGCGGCATCGGCGCGGTCGAGCACCACAGCGAGTCGCCCGAGGCGCAGTTCGCGCACACGCCCGGGCTCAAGGTCGTCGCCTGCTCCAACCCCGTCGACGGCTACTGGATGATCCAGCAGGCCATCGCCTGCGACGACCCGGTGATCTTCCTGGAGCCCAAGCGGCAGTACCACGCCGACAAGGCCGAGCTCGACGACACCGAGACGCCCGAGCCGTTGTTCGGCTCGCGCGTCGTACGCCGTGGCACCGACGCGACGCTGCTGGCCTACGGCCCGACGGTCAAGACCGCGCTCAAGGCTGCCGAGGCCGCCGCGACCGAGGGACGCTCGCTCGAGGTCATCGACCTGCGCACCCTCTCGCCGCTCGACATGGGCCCGGTGCTCGAGTCCGTACGCCGTACCGGTCGCGCGATCGTCGTCCACGAGGCCCACGTCAACCTCGGCATGGGGGCCGAGCTGTCGGCGCGGATCACCGAGGAGTGCTTCTACTCCCTCGAGGCCCCGGTGCTGCGCATCGGCGGCTACGACACGCCCTACCCGGCGTCGCGGATCGAGGAGGAGTACCTCCCCGACCTCGACCGGGTGCTCGACGCCCTCGACCGCAGCCTGGAGTTCTGA
- a CDS encoding dihydrolipoamide acetyltransferase family protein, whose protein sequence is MPDYLLPDVGEGLIEAEIVSWKVKVGDTIEVNDVVVEIETAKSLVELPSPYAGEVTALLVAEGETVAVGTPIIRIGADSPSVVEPVETPAAPVEDMVIDLSNPAASGGGEGESLVGRNKADRGPTRRARKVATGALAAHIQTQASFETGLASPLVEAAEPEEAVPARSASAVEPISAAATRALAKPPVRKLAKDLGVDLASCAASGPNGTVTRDDVTAAATNGGRGASEASLETPSPATRSGERETREPIKGVRKMMAGAMVGSAFTAPHVTEWLTVDATATVELVERLKQRRELRDVRINPLLVLAKAVLLAVRRTPEINSFWDEAAQEVVLKHYVNLGIAAATPRGLVVPNVKDADQLSLVGLAEALGALTATAREGRTQPAEMAGGTFTITNVGVFGVDAGTPIINPGESAILCFGAIRKQPWVVTRDGVDEIAIRHVTTLALSFDHRHIDGEKGSRFLADVAGILQDPASALLF, encoded by the coding sequence ATGCCCGACTACCTCCTGCCCGACGTGGGCGAGGGCCTCATCGAGGCCGAGATCGTGTCCTGGAAGGTCAAGGTCGGCGACACCATCGAGGTCAACGACGTCGTCGTCGAGATCGAGACCGCCAAGTCGCTGGTCGAGCTGCCGTCGCCGTACGCCGGTGAGGTCACCGCGCTGCTCGTCGCCGAGGGCGAGACCGTCGCCGTCGGCACCCCGATCATCCGGATCGGCGCCGATAGCCCCTCGGTGGTCGAGCCTGTCGAGACCCCTGCTGCTCCCGTCGAGGACATGGTCATCGACCTGTCCAACCCCGCCGCCAGCGGCGGCGGCGAGGGCGAGAGCCTCGTCGGGCGCAACAAGGCCGACCGCGGACCCACCCGCCGGGCCCGCAAGGTCGCCACCGGCGCCCTGGCCGCCCACATCCAGACCCAGGCGTCCTTCGAGACCGGCCTGGCCTCGCCGTTGGTCGAGGCCGCCGAGCCCGAGGAGGCCGTGCCCGCGCGCTCCGCCTCGGCTGTCGAGCCGATCTCGGCGGCCGCGACCCGGGCGCTCGCCAAGCCGCCGGTGCGCAAGCTGGCCAAGGACCTCGGGGTCGACCTCGCCTCGTGCGCGGCGTCGGGGCCGAACGGCACCGTCACCCGCGACGACGTCACGGCGGCTGCGACCAACGGCGGTCGAGGTGCGAGCGAAGCGAGCCTCGAGACCCCGTCGCCGGCCACGCGATCCGGCGAGCGCGAGACCCGCGAGCCGATCAAGGGCGTGCGCAAGATGATGGCCGGCGCGATGGTGGGCTCGGCGTTCACCGCGCCCCACGTGACCGAGTGGCTGACCGTCGACGCGACCGCCACGGTCGAGCTGGTCGAGCGGCTCAAGCAGCGCCGCGAGCTGCGCGACGTACGGATCAACCCCCTGCTGGTGCTGGCCAAGGCGGTGCTGCTGGCGGTCCGGCGTACCCCCGAGATCAACTCGTTCTGGGACGAGGCCGCCCAGGAGGTCGTGCTCAAGCACTACGTCAACCTCGGCATCGCCGCCGCGACCCCGCGCGGCCTCGTCGTGCCCAACGTCAAGGACGCCGACCAGCTGTCGCTCGTCGGGCTCGCCGAGGCGCTCGGCGCGCTCACCGCGACCGCGCGTGAGGGCCGCACCCAGCCGGCCGAGATGGCCGGCGGGACCTTCACGATCACCAACGTCGGCGTCTTCGGCGTCGACGCCGGCACCCCGATCATCAACCCCGGCGAGTCGGCGATCCTGTGCTTCGGCGCGATCCGCAAGCAGCCGTGGGTGGTGACCCGCGACGGCGTCGACGAGATCGCGATCCGTCACGTGACCACGCTGGCGCTGAGCTTCGACCACCGCCACATCGACGGCGAGAAGGGCTCGCGCTTCCTCGCCGACGTCGCCGGCATCCTCCAGGACCCCGCCTCGGCGCTGCTGTTCTGA
- a CDS encoding serine/threonine-protein kinase produces the protein MSGESDNPGPGAQLGPFRIGNRLGVGGMGIVFQALDTQLNRQVALKVITPHIGDDPEFRARFTREAQAQASLDSPHVVQVYSFGEAEGRLYIASQLIPDGDLGQMLHRHGRPPARIAVNLISQVADGLADAHAAGLIHRDIKPANVLLRHRDNQLQAYLGDFGIARQVGAEAGLTQAGGTVGTPSYMAPELHLGGKAGTSSDVYSLGCLLWATLAGSAPYAGGTDYQVVMAHVEHPVPQLAATGPLAAEINRVLRTAMAKQPEHRYPSAAAMRDDLKAVVRLPDDSSPIRPQDDVPAPTPTNPAWPALPPRTPTPTPTPTPTPTPATVSTAPPAPPFRPPTPTAPQFARPQTLNHHDTGDSGGRGKAGWIVAAVLVVVLVVGAVVAAVVIAGKDDEGDAGGDRPSSSSSSSGADPGSRDEKAVASLTAAFTEDGTTDPAAAGCFARKFVEKIGVDKLVADGVLDEDLEFVADQSQRPETASTLLDGISTATLECIKELGSATP, from the coding sequence ATGAGCGGCGAGAGCGACAACCCCGGGCCCGGGGCGCAGCTGGGCCCGTTCCGGATCGGCAACCGCCTCGGCGTCGGGGGCATGGGCATCGTCTTCCAGGCCCTCGACACCCAGCTCAACCGCCAGGTCGCGCTCAAGGTCATCACGCCCCACATCGGCGACGACCCCGAGTTCAGGGCCCGGTTCACGCGCGAGGCGCAGGCGCAGGCGTCGCTCGACTCGCCCCACGTCGTCCAGGTCTACTCCTTCGGCGAGGCCGAGGGGCGCCTCTACATCGCCTCGCAGCTGATCCCCGACGGCGACCTGGGCCAGATGCTGCACCGGCACGGTCGTCCGCCCGCGCGGATCGCGGTCAACCTGATCTCGCAGGTCGCCGACGGGCTCGCCGACGCCCACGCCGCCGGGCTCATCCACCGCGACATCAAGCCGGCCAACGTGCTGCTGCGCCACCGCGACAACCAGCTCCAGGCCTACCTGGGCGACTTCGGGATCGCCCGCCAGGTCGGGGCCGAGGCCGGGCTGACCCAGGCCGGCGGGACCGTCGGCACGCCGTCCTACATGGCGCCCGAGCTCCACCTGGGCGGCAAGGCCGGCACGTCCAGCGACGTCTACTCCCTCGGCTGCCTGCTCTGGGCGACCCTGGCCGGCAGCGCGCCGTACGCCGGGGGCACCGACTACCAGGTCGTGATGGCCCACGTGGAGCACCCGGTGCCTCAGCTCGCCGCGACCGGACCGTTGGCCGCCGAGATCAACCGGGTGCTGCGCACGGCGATGGCCAAGCAGCCCGAGCACCGCTACCCGTCGGCCGCAGCCATGCGCGACGACCTCAAGGCCGTCGTCCGGCTGCCCGACGACTCCAGCCCCATCCGGCCGCAGGACGACGTCCCGGCGCCGACCCCCACCAACCCGGCCTGGCCGGCCCTCCCGCCGCGCACGCCGACCCCCACGCCGACCCCGACACCCACCCCGACGCCCGCGACGGTGTCGACGGCGCCGCCCGCCCCGCCGTTCCGTCCGCCGACCCCGACGGCGCCGCAGTTCGCGCGACCCCAGACCCTCAACCACCACGACACCGGCGACTCCGGCGGCCGCGGCAAGGCCGGGTGGATCGTCGCCGCGGTCCTGGTGGTGGTGCTGGTCGTGGGCGCCGTGGTCGCGGCCGTCGTGATCGCCGGGAAGGACGACGAGGGCGACGCTGGCGGTGACAGGCCGTCGTCCTCCTCGTCGTCCTCGGGGGCAGACCCGGGGTCGCGCGACGAGAAGGCCGTCGCGTCGCTGACAGCCGCCTTCACCGAGGACGGCACCACCGATCCCGCCGCCGCGGGCTGCTTCGCGCGCAAGTTCGTGGAGAAGATCGGCGTCGACAAGCTGGTCGCCGACGGCGTGCTCGACGAGGACCTCGAGTTCGTCGCCGACCAGTCCCAGCGTCCCGAGACCGCGAGCACCCTGCTCGACGGCATCAGCACGGCGACGCTGGAGTGCATCAAGGAGCTCGGCAGCGCGACGCCCTGA
- a CDS encoding SDR family oxidoreductase codes for MTKTYVVSGAASGIGAATTDLLRAQGHRVVTVDRADLGSDLGSAPAGEHVTADLGTPAGRRAAVAQVQALTDVVHGVVPAAGIAGMTGTDPALLMSVNYFGAVGLVRGLHPQLAAAGADGGAGVVFLASNSITGMPGWTVEAAAACLRDDEDEARAVAARGKAVMVYPASKAALAWWARREGVKPEWIGAGIRLNSIAPGKVTTAMTAEIDADPVFGPLQRDYPTAIGRDGRPDEIAAPIAFLLSDAASLMVGTCLYVDGGTDAILHPISPEGWAVGPVEI; via the coding sequence ATGACCAAGACGTACGTCGTCAGCGGCGCGGCCAGTGGCATCGGGGCCGCGACGACGGATCTCCTGCGCGCGCAGGGCCATCGCGTCGTCACCGTGGACCGCGCCGACCTCGGCAGCGACCTCGGCAGCGCTCCCGCCGGCGAGCACGTGACCGCCGACCTCGGTACGCCGGCCGGGCGTCGGGCCGCGGTCGCGCAGGTGCAGGCGCTCACCGACGTCGTGCACGGCGTCGTACCGGCCGCGGGCATCGCGGGGATGACCGGCACCGACCCGGCGCTGCTGATGTCGGTCAACTACTTCGGCGCGGTCGGGCTGGTCCGCGGGCTGCACCCGCAGCTCGCGGCGGCCGGGGCCGACGGCGGGGCCGGCGTGGTGTTCCTGGCGTCCAACTCGATCACCGGCATGCCCGGCTGGACCGTCGAGGCGGCGGCGGCCTGCCTGCGCGACGACGAGGACGAGGCCCGGGCGGTCGCCGCCCGCGGCAAGGCCGTGATGGTCTACCCCGCCAGCAAGGCGGCGCTGGCGTGGTGGGCGCGGCGCGAGGGCGTCAAGCCCGAGTGGATCGGAGCCGGCATCCGGCTCAACTCGATCGCACCCGGCAAGGTCACCACCGCCATGACCGCCGAGATCGACGCCGACCCGGTGTTCGGTCCGCTGCAGCGTGACTACCCCACCGCGATCGGCCGCGACGGCCGGCCCGACGAGATCGCCGCCCCGATCGCGTTCCTGCTGTCCGACGCGGCCTCGCTGATGGTCGGCACCTGCCTGTACGTCGACGGCGGGACCGACGCGATCCTGCACCCGATCTCCCCCGAGGGCTGGGCGGTCGGCCCGGTCGAGATCTGA
- a CDS encoding nitroreductase family protein, with protein MTDLNPLLRQRRSTRVFDPDHVVADADLASLLEAARWAPSAGNSQPWAFLVAPRGTDAHAGFVDLLASSTRRWAPSASVLIFTLHQTAYDDGEGSDLVYSDYAAYDLGQAVAHLTVQAGHLGLSTHQFAAFDHDRLAEEAGVPAHWQVTTGVAVGRAVESEVGLRTRRTLAEIAFGARFGVPHE; from the coding sequence GTGACCGACCTGAACCCGCTGCTGAGGCAGCGACGCAGCACGCGCGTCTTCGACCCCGACCACGTCGTGGCCGACGCCGACCTGGCGAGCCTCCTCGAGGCCGCGCGCTGGGCGCCGTCGGCCGGCAACTCGCAGCCGTGGGCGTTCCTCGTCGCGCCTCGCGGGACCGACGCCCACGCCGGCTTCGTCGACCTGCTCGCCTCCAGCACCCGCCGCTGGGCGCCGAGCGCCTCGGTGCTGATCTTCACGCTGCACCAGACGGCGTACGACGACGGCGAGGGCAGCGACCTCGTCTACTCCGACTACGCCGCCTACGACCTCGGTCAGGCCGTCGCGCACCTCACCGTGCAGGCGGGCCACCTCGGGCTGTCGACCCACCAGTTCGCGGCCTTCGACCACGACCGGCTCGCCGAGGAGGCCGGGGTGCCGGCGCACTGGCAGGTCACCACCGGCGTCGCGGTCGGCCGGGCGGTCGAGAGCGAGGTGGGGCTGCGCACGCGTCGGACGCTGGCGGAGATCGCCTTCGGTGCGCGTTTCGGCGTGCCCCACGAGTAG
- a CDS encoding NAD-dependent epimerase/dehydratase family protein, translating into MRLLVLGGTVFLSREVAAEAVARGHEVVCACRGESGSVPDGAELVRWDRGAGQPVPVDEIGADVDAVVDVARLPSWVRAGVAAYPQAHWVLVSTINVYAETDVVSDRLVEAAHTDEGPEQYGAMKVGCEEAVTAGAASSTLVRPGLIVGPGDPSGRFTYWPERLAEGGEVLAGGDPADVVQVIDVRDLAAWIVTLAERRTPGTFDGVGPAQPVGDLLASIGSADLTWVPSAFLVEHDVEPWSGEKALPLWLPRPEYDGMLARDVRPSLDAGLVVRPLADTARDVLDWLRIEPDAPRTGLTREHERSVLEAWTIAGG; encoded by the coding sequence ATGAGGCTCCTGGTGCTCGGCGGCACGGTGTTCCTGTCCAGGGAGGTGGCGGCCGAGGCGGTCGCGCGCGGGCACGAGGTGGTGTGCGCGTGCCGCGGCGAGTCCGGGTCTGTCCCGGACGGCGCGGAGCTGGTCCGCTGGGACCGCGGAGCCGGGCAGCCGGTCCCCGTCGACGAGATCGGTGCCGACGTCGACGCGGTCGTCGACGTCGCGCGACTCCCGTCGTGGGTGCGGGCCGGCGTGGCGGCGTACCCGCAGGCGCACTGGGTGCTCGTCTCGACCATCAACGTCTACGCCGAGACCGACGTCGTGAGCGACCGGCTGGTCGAGGCGGCGCACACCGACGAGGGGCCCGAGCAGTACGGCGCGATGAAGGTCGGCTGCGAGGAGGCGGTCACCGCGGGCGCGGCGTCGTCGACCCTCGTGCGGCCGGGCCTGATCGTCGGCCCCGGCGACCCGTCCGGGCGGTTCACCTACTGGCCCGAGCGGCTGGCCGAGGGGGGCGAGGTCCTGGCCGGCGGCGACCCCGCCGACGTCGTGCAGGTGATCGACGTCCGCGACCTCGCCGCGTGGATCGTGACGCTGGCCGAGCGGCGCACGCCGGGCACCTTCGACGGTGTCGGCCCGGCCCAGCCGGTGGGCGACCTGCTCGCCTCGATCGGCTCGGCCGACCTCACCTGGGTGCCGTCGGCGTTCCTCGTCGAGCACGACGTCGAGCCCTGGTCGGGCGAGAAGGCGCTGCCCCTGTGGCTGCCGCGGCCCGAGTACGACGGCATGCTGGCCCGCGACGTACGCCCGTCGCTCGACGCCGGCCTGGTCGTGCGGCCACTCGCCGACACCGCGCGCGACGTCCTCGACTGGCTGCGCATCGAGCCCGACGCCCCGCGCACGGGCCTGACCCGCGAGCACGAGCGATCCGTGCTGGAGGCGTGGACCATCGCCGGCGGCTGA